In Acaryochloris marina S15, a single genomic region encodes these proteins:
- a CDS encoding DUF928 domain-containing protein — MLTAQPFSRSMLLTLAVCTMASAGLSGRTPHVMAMHQHHHLTFTMPTPPSDPGAPTGRREGGSSRGDKIYTLCKTEAEAANKQCATSRLTALVPEIDAEKQIWGLTTADHPEFLFYLSKFRTPEQPQTTRLNIEFVLQDENDQYVHKTRFALPLTEGGIIRIPIPANRDPLQVGKRYTWTLLTKFGPNETNYVHGRIYRVQMDTQRQQQLPTASPLKRLEIYLEEGLWFDAISMLVDLKQDAPQDLTLISKWNSLLDNINLKELATEPMLSCCTPEPHLSLK, encoded by the coding sequence ATGCTGACTGCCCAACCTTTTTCTCGATCAATGCTGCTAACCTTAGCAGTTTGTACCATGGCAAGTGCAGGACTTTCTGGGCGCACACCCCATGTAATGGCCATGCATCAGCACCACCATCTGACCTTTACCATGCCAACTCCCCCCAGCGACCCCGGCGCCCCGACCGGTCGGCGTGAAGGTGGAAGCAGTCGTGGCGATAAAATTTACACTTTATGTAAGACGGAAGCAGAAGCAGCCAACAAACAATGTGCAACGTCCCGATTAACCGCTCTAGTACCTGAAATTGATGCAGAAAAACAGATCTGGGGGCTGACAACAGCTGATCACCCGGAATTCCTCTTCTACTTATCGAAGTTCAGAACCCCAGAACAACCCCAAACCACACGCCTGAACATTGAATTCGTCTTGCAAGACGAGAACGATCAATACGTCCACAAAACCCGTTTTGCTTTACCGTTGACGGAAGGTGGCATCATTCGTATTCCTATTCCTGCAAACCGAGATCCTTTACAGGTGGGCAAGCGATATACCTGGACGCTTTTGACAAAATTCGGACCGAACGAGACCAATTATGTACACGGCAGAATCTACCGTGTACAGATGGACACCCAACGCCAGCAGCAATTGCCAACAGCTTCCCCCTTGAAGCGTTTGGAAATCTATTTGGAAGAAGGCTTATGGTTCGATGCAATTTCGATGTTGGTTGATTTAAAGCAAGATGCTCCCCAAGATCTAACGCTGATCTCAAAATGGAACAGTTTGTTAGACAATATCAATCTCAAAGAACTGGCCACTGAACCCATGCTGTCCTGTTGTACCCCTGAACCCCATTTATCCCTCAAATAA
- a CDS encoding DUF1835 domain-containing protein: protein MPQHPDSKNDGRLNLEQQRKRAKDILKKAKAGDPISIDRFQKYHPDCRPGQVMFMNLLQLADAQLVIARENRFSSWSQMKAHIDQMERIRNKLKAPQLVPQDADCPTLHIRCGSDLEQSLQQAGFVGDYLAFTDPFCQGPVQSLTNRSEYIERRAGFMASAYQMELEAVRNRLRLEYHQLQGSHRYPRIVLWFEADSYDQLSLSYLLHYFRYELGDAQKLELICIDSFPGIQCFRGLGQLPVEALPLLWSQRQPITAEQMHLCDRTWQAVTAPSPKDLWSIATSDTSKLSALAPALMRHLQEFPWVEDGLSLTERLTLTILAEGACLGQDLFQALIHERDPLPYLGDTMYWFVLQQLLDAPNSPLTVQPGTLDLPWPQRLFDITPLGLALLHKQQHWRSLQTCDRWLGGVRIQPNQPCWQWNQKTQTLSYS from the coding sequence ATGCCCCAACACCCTGATTCAAAAAATGATGGCCGCTTGAATCTTGAGCAACAACGCAAGCGTGCTAAAGATATTTTGAAAAAGGCAAAAGCGGGAGATCCTATATCGATTGATCGCTTTCAGAAGTATCATCCTGACTGTCGGCCAGGACAAGTCATGTTTATGAATCTGCTGCAGTTAGCAGATGCTCAGCTGGTGATTGCTCGAGAAAATCGGTTTTCCAGCTGGTCGCAAATGAAAGCGCACATTGACCAAATGGAGCGGATTCGGAACAAGCTAAAGGCTCCACAACTCGTGCCTCAGGATGCAGATTGTCCCACGCTCCATATCCGCTGTGGTTCTGATCTGGAACAGAGTCTACAACAGGCAGGGTTTGTGGGGGATTATTTAGCGTTTACCGATCCGTTTTGCCAAGGGCCGGTGCAGTCACTTACCAATCGGTCAGAGTATATTGAACGACGGGCTGGATTTATGGCCTCGGCCTATCAAATGGAACTGGAAGCCGTCCGCAATCGCCTTCGTCTGGAATACCATCAACTGCAGGGCAGCCATCGCTATCCTCGCATTGTGTTGTGGTTTGAGGCTGATAGTTATGACCAGCTCAGTCTTTCCTACCTATTGCATTATTTTAGGTATGAATTGGGAGATGCCCAAAAACTAGAATTGATCTGCATTGATTCCTTTCCGGGTATTCAATGTTTTCGGGGGTTAGGGCAGTTACCCGTAGAAGCCTTGCCGTTGCTGTGGTCCCAGCGTCAGCCCATTACCGCTGAACAGATGCACTTATGCGATCGCACTTGGCAGGCGGTGACGGCTCCTTCTCCCAAAGATCTATGGTCAATTGCGACCAGTGATACCTCTAAATTGTCTGCCCTCGCCCCTGCTCTCATGCGCCATTTACAAGAATTCCCTTGGGTAGAAGATGGCCTCAGCCTAACGGAGCGTTTGACTTTGACGATTTTGGCTGAAGGGGCCTGTCTTGGCCAGGATCTGTTTCAGGCTTTGATCCATGAGCGAGATCCCCTCCCCTATTTGGGAGACACCATGTATTGGTTTGTGCTGCAACAACTCCTCGATGCTCCTAATTCGCCCCTCACCGTCCAGCCGGGAACCCTAGACTTACCGTGGCCGCAACGCCTATTCGACATTACCCCACTCGGACTGGCTCTCCTCCATAAACAGCAACATTGGCGATCGCTACAAACGTGCGATCGCTGGTTAGGAGGCGTACGGATTCAGCCCAACCAGCCTTGCTGGCAATGGAATCAAAAGACTCAAACCCTGTCTTATTCCTAA
- a CDS encoding DUF2839 domain-containing protein — translation MGEAKRRQEALGNDYGKESRMVSWFPVTKSQLEKIYNLVMKGSWVGVFIVLLSWIVVRFVGPSFGWWALVPKEGL, via the coding sequence ATGGGTGAAGCAAAACGTCGTCAAGAAGCCTTAGGCAACGACTATGGTAAAGAATCTAGAATGGTGTCTTGGTTCCCTGTGACTAAGAGCCAGCTGGAGAAAATCTATAACCTGGTAATGAAAGGGAGTTGGGTTGGAGTGTTTATTGTCCTGCTCTCCTGGATAGTCGTTCGATTTGTGGGGCCGTCCTTTGGGTGGTGGGCTCTGGTTCCCAAAGAGGGTTTGTAA
- a CDS encoding helicase C-terminal domain-containing protein — protein sequence MIVIEVEVHRQLHAFLRDQGSDQWPHHLTIARLVARAFRLRRSALIQISAAAKHQGLHRLSYLAPLMIWREAVILVAPLAAQQQLLRAEMPHLHEWMQIKKPILASDHWPGDHFKGVLLVTPEAWFRDYLTQTYQFPTDIPTLIDNADQIEGWAQQQLTLSLHPPDWEQLTWCYPPLLELIRETRVKLTRALFQHPENPYGHTLIEQKERHVLAQLHLAVLAHDMTLSPPNWQQFWQAYRSDHHLLWSGLNRANGAFILHCAPNEVNRSLQGLWSRQPVVLMGSSFDLEPEAKLFRQQLGLEDMTYVQFGANREAEAVQLYLPDGLPMPNTPAFQGALLKQLHLLMVANAQPGGPTVIIIEDTPMQRQMATAMASEFGSRVQMETSDLDAETILITGWDYWLQHQATLPIPALLVVATLPIPSLEDPRVAGRVAYYKQHRQDWFRLYLLPTALRTLQAAIAPIRRHQGIVALFDNRVLHRSYGQQVLTAMSPYSRINYLDDSLFATSSTSGHRRL from the coding sequence TTGATTGTGATTGAGGTCGAAGTCCACCGCCAACTCCATGCTTTCTTGCGGGATCAGGGATCTGATCAATGGCCTCATCACCTCACCATTGCTCGCCTCGTTGCCCGAGCCTTCCGATTGCGACGGAGTGCCCTCATCCAAATTAGTGCTGCCGCTAAACATCAGGGGCTCCACCGTCTCAGCTATTTGGCGCCTCTGATGATCTGGCGAGAAGCCGTGATTTTAGTGGCCCCTTTGGCTGCACAACAGCAACTGCTCCGGGCTGAAATGCCCCATCTCCACGAATGGATGCAGATTAAGAAGCCAATTTTGGCCTCTGACCACTGGCCCGGCGATCACTTTAAAGGGGTGTTACTAGTGACCCCCGAGGCGTGGTTCCGAGACTATCTCACCCAGACCTATCAGTTTCCCACCGATATCCCCACTCTGATTGATAATGCCGACCAAATCGAAGGTTGGGCTCAGCAGCAGCTCACCCTGTCCTTACACCCACCAGACTGGGAGCAACTCACTTGGTGTTATCCGCCGCTGTTAGAGCTGATTCGAGAGACTCGTGTCAAGCTGACCCGTGCTCTCTTTCAGCATCCTGAAAATCCCTATGGCCACACCCTGATTGAGCAGAAAGAGCGTCATGTCCTAGCCCAGCTGCATCTGGCGGTTCTGGCTCATGATATGACCCTTAGTCCACCGAATTGGCAGCAGTTCTGGCAAGCCTATCGGTCCGACCATCATTTACTTTGGAGTGGTCTGAACCGCGCCAACGGTGCTTTTATTTTGCACTGTGCCCCCAATGAAGTGAATCGCAGTTTGCAGGGGCTATGGTCGCGACAGCCGGTGGTGCTGATGGGCAGTAGTTTTGATCTCGAACCCGAGGCGAAGCTGTTTCGCCAGCAATTGGGCCTCGAAGACATGACCTATGTCCAATTTGGAGCCAACCGGGAAGCAGAAGCGGTGCAGCTGTATCTGCCAGATGGCTTACCCATGCCCAATACCCCTGCTTTTCAAGGGGCCTTACTTAAGCAGCTGCATCTACTCATGGTGGCTAATGCTCAGCCCGGTGGACCGACGGTCATTATTATCGAAGACACGCCGATGCAGCGTCAAATGGCAACAGCGATGGCATCTGAATTTGGCTCTCGGGTGCAGATGGAAACGTCAGATCTGGACGCAGAAACAATTCTGATTACAGGTTGGGACTATTGGTTACAGCATCAGGCCACCCTGCCCATTCCTGCCCTGCTGGTTGTGGCGACTCTACCTATCCCTTCCTTGGAAGATCCGCGGGTCGCGGGTCGGGTGGCTTACTATAAGCAGCATCGCCAAGACTGGTTCCGTCTCTATTTATTACCCACGGCTTTGCGAACGCTACAGGCTGCGATCGCACCCATCAGACGTCATCAAGGCATCGTGGCTCTATTCGATAATCGGGTCTTACATCGCAGCTATGGCCAACAAGTCTTAACGGCAATGAGTCCCTATTCGCGCATTAACTATCTGGATGACAGCTTATTCGCGACATCATCAACATCTGGTCACCGGCGGCTCTAG
- the trpD gene encoding anthranilate phosphoribosyltransferase, which yields MTLAPETLDGSQLLQQLLEGQSLTQIEASQLMEGWLQDAVPPVVSGAILAALQAKGVSADELSGMATVLLQQSVESQVVMPSPLIDTCGTGGDGASTFNISTAVAFTAAAAGIPVAKHGNRSASSRVGSADVLEALGINLAAPPEKIQAAVAEVGITFLFAPGWHPAMKAVVPLRKTLKVRTIFNLLGPLVNPLRPTGQVLGVYDPALLYPLASALKTLGVQRAVVLHGRENLDEAGLGDLTDIAVVDDRQVSQDILEPAELGLTAAPLTALQGGGVDENAEILQAVLQGKGTAAQTDVVALNTALALFVGHAVETYGEGVTQAKAILASGAAWEKLQALVAFLQQA from the coding sequence ATGACGTTAGCGCCAGAGACCCTGGATGGGTCTCAACTCCTACAACAACTCCTAGAGGGTCAGTCCTTGACCCAAATTGAAGCCTCTCAATTGATGGAAGGCTGGCTGCAAGATGCCGTGCCTCCAGTTGTATCAGGAGCGATTTTGGCAGCACTGCAGGCGAAAGGAGTATCGGCGGACGAGTTATCGGGGATGGCGACCGTACTGCTGCAGCAATCTGTAGAGTCACAGGTGGTTATGCCTTCTCCCCTGATTGATACCTGTGGGACTGGGGGAGATGGCGCTTCAACCTTTAATATCTCCACTGCCGTGGCCTTTACGGCTGCTGCTGCTGGAATCCCTGTTGCTAAACATGGCAATCGTTCTGCCTCTAGCCGGGTGGGATCCGCTGATGTTTTAGAAGCCTTGGGTATCAATCTGGCTGCTCCACCGGAGAAAATTCAGGCTGCTGTGGCAGAGGTGGGGATTACGTTTTTGTTTGCCCCCGGTTGGCACCCTGCCATGAAAGCAGTGGTGCCCCTGCGCAAAACCCTGAAAGTTCGCACCATCTTTAATCTGTTAGGGCCATTAGTCAATCCCCTCCGACCCACAGGACAAGTGCTAGGCGTATACGATCCAGCCTTGCTTTACCCCCTCGCCTCAGCGCTCAAGACCTTGGGTGTGCAAAGAGCCGTCGTTTTGCATGGGCGAGAAAATTTGGATGAAGCCGGATTGGGCGATCTGACCGATATTGCGGTTGTTGATGATCGGCAGGTGAGTCAAGATATTTTGGAGCCTGCGGAATTAGGGCTGACTGCAGCGCCCCTGACAGCCCTACAAGGGGGTGGCGTGGACGAAAATGCCGAAATTTTGCAGGCGGTGCTCCAAGGCAAAGGCACAGCCGCCCAAACGGATGTTGTGGCCTTGAATACAGCATTAGCCTTATTTGTCGGTCATGCTGTAGAGACCTATGGTGAGGGGGTGACCCAAGCCAAAGCCATTCTGGCTAGCGGTGCTGCTTGGGAGAAGCTGCAAGCATTAGTGGCCTTTTTACAGCAGGCTTAA
- a CDS encoding GNAT family N-acetyltransferase has translation MANVTISIRAVEKGDVSALFGLILELAQYEHLEDAVTGSVDALENHLFGDRPYIEALVAERDQQIIGYALFFTSYSTFLTQPGLYLEDLYVQERHRGQGIGKALLQCLANLVTERDYGRLEWSVLDWNESAIAFYETLGATVLPDWRICRVTGSALTTLASG, from the coding sequence ATGGCGAATGTAACTATTTCAATTCGTGCCGTTGAGAAGGGGGATGTCTCAGCATTGTTTGGGCTGATTCTAGAACTTGCCCAGTATGAGCATTTAGAAGATGCGGTCACTGGCAGTGTAGATGCTTTAGAGAATCACTTATTTGGTGATAGACCTTACATAGAGGCGCTAGTGGCTGAAAGGGATCAGCAGATCATCGGCTATGCCCTGTTCTTTACAAGCTACTCGACTTTTTTAACTCAGCCCGGTTTGTACTTGGAAGATCTGTATGTGCAAGAGCGCCATCGGGGGCAAGGGATTGGTAAAGCATTGCTGCAGTGCTTAGCAAACTTAGTGACAGAGCGGGATTATGGTCGCTTGGAATGGAGTGTGTTGGATTGGAACGAATCTGCGATCGCATTCTATGAAACACTAGGAGCAACCGTTCTCCCCGACTGGCGAATTTGCCGGGTCACGGGGTCTGCTCTCACCACTCTCGCCTCAGGATAG
- a CDS encoding ABA4-like family protein, whose product MTISQWFTIANVFVLPFWALMIILPQWDWTRRLLTSYLPFVGLAIVYTTLFAVALTPESAKVLANPTLADVAQLFGQEQIAAAAWVHFLVMDLFVGRWIYWEGQRTGIWTSHSLVLCVLVGPIGLLSHIMTAAISERFSSTNTVTAAEE is encoded by the coding sequence ATGACGATCTCTCAATGGTTTACGATTGCCAACGTATTTGTGCTGCCCTTCTGGGCATTAATGATTATTCTGCCCCAGTGGGATTGGACCCGTCGCCTTCTTACGTCTTATTTGCCCTTTGTGGGCTTGGCGATTGTGTACACTACTCTATTTGCTGTCGCCCTAACCCCCGAATCAGCAAAGGTCTTAGCGAATCCTACCCTGGCTGATGTTGCCCAGTTGTTTGGCCAAGAGCAGATAGCGGCGGCGGCTTGGGTTCATTTTTTGGTGATGGATTTGTTTGTGGGACGCTGGATTTACTGGGAAGGTCAGCGTACGGGCATCTGGACGAGCCACTCGTTAGTTCTATGTGTGTTGGTGGGTCCCATTGGCCTGCTCTCGCATATTATGACGGCTGCGATCTCGGAGCGTTTTTCGTCTACCAATACCGTTACGGCGGCTGAGGAATAG
- a CDS encoding vitamin K epoxide reductase family protein, producing the protein MPRRRTKTSGLHRWSRPLIGALAVLGATNTGYLTATKLAGGEAACPTKGCDLVLSSQYATVLGQPLALFGLLAYIAMAVFALAPLAIGGDNKELRATAENITWFLLFMGSTAMMFFSWYLMYIMYSKFVVPFGAGAICIYCIASATLATLMFLLTILGRSWEDVGQLVFTGIIVSVVTLVGTLGIYSHIDKPAAANSDTEYKITSATDQVFFTITDSSGEAELELAKHLKQTDAKMFGAFWCQHCAAQKKLFGVQAISEMPYVECAPEGPSPQVEVCSEELGKASEKLRPIIGRDAGFPTWKIGDNYYSGQQSLTDLAEYSGYTGPKDFKNALK; encoded by the coding sequence ATGCCACGCCGTCGTACGAAGACTTCTGGGTTACATCGTTGGTCACGACCACTGATTGGAGCCCTTGCTGTGTTGGGGGCTACGAATACAGGATATTTGACGGCCACCAAACTAGCAGGTGGAGAAGCAGCCTGCCCCACAAAAGGATGCGATCTCGTTCTGTCTAGCCAATATGCCACCGTCTTAGGTCAGCCCTTAGCGTTGTTTGGCCTGCTGGCGTATATTGCAATGGCTGTTTTTGCCCTGGCTCCGCTGGCCATCGGTGGCGACAACAAAGAGTTGCGAGCAACCGCTGAAAACATCACTTGGTTCCTTTTATTTATGGGATCCACAGCCATGATGTTTTTCAGTTGGTACCTGATGTACATCATGTACTCTAAGTTCGTGGTGCCCTTTGGCGCTGGCGCTATTTGCATCTATTGCATTGCCTCAGCGACTCTGGCCACCTTGATGTTCCTCCTCACCATTCTGGGACGGTCATGGGAGGATGTCGGTCAGCTTGTCTTTACAGGCATTATTGTTTCAGTGGTGACGTTAGTTGGCACTTTAGGCATCTACTCGCATATTGATAAGCCTGCAGCAGCCAATTCAGACACAGAGTACAAGATCACATCTGCAACGGACCAGGTATTCTTTACCATCACCGATTCCTCTGGAGAAGCTGAGCTAGAGTTAGCTAAACATCTCAAACAAACCGATGCCAAAATGTTTGGTGCCTTTTGGTGTCAACATTGTGCAGCTCAGAAAAAGCTGTTTGGTGTCCAAGCCATTTCTGAAATGCCATATGTTGAATGTGCACCGGAAGGTCCTAGCCCTCAAGTAGAGGTATGTAGTGAGGAATTAGGCAAAGCTAGCGAGAAGCTGCGACCCATTATTGGTCGAGATGCGGGGTTCCCAACATGGAAGATTGGCGATAACTACTATTCTGGACAGCAATCTTTAACAGACTTGGCAGAATATTCCGGTTACACCGGTCCCAAAGATTTCAAGAATGCACTGAAGTAA